The stretch of DNA CTCCGTGCCTGTTCTTCGTCGGGCGCGACAGTATCTTCGTCATGTTCAGATCCCATATTGCGAAGATATCCAGGATCTTGTAGAGCTCTCCGGGTTTATCCTCGGTCGAGAACACGATTGATGTGCTGCAGCCGGCCTTCGGCAGCGACGTGTTAGCTTTTGTCAGCAGAATGAACTGGGTTGTGTTGTTCTTATTGTTCTGGATATTCTCGTGGATGGTCGTGAGATCATAGAGATCAGCTGAGACCTTAGAACCTATCGCCGCAATGATCTCTCCGTTTTCTCCGTCGCAGGAAGCGGCGAGCTTCGCGGCCTCAGCCGTAGAACTGACAAATTCAACGACAGCGTCCGGATAGGATTTGTTTATGAACTTCCTGCATTGCGCCAATGCCTGAGGGTGCGACAGTATCTTTGTGATCTTGCCGCCGGCGTTCTTTTCGCCGACCATCAGATTCTGCACAATAGGCAGAGTCAGCTGCTTCGAGATGAAAAGCTTGGAGTCAAAGATGAGCGTGTCGATGGTCGTGTTCACCGCCCCCTCGATCGAATTCTCGATCGGAACTACTCCGTAATCCGCTTTATTGTTCTCAACAGCCTCGAAGACATCTTCTATAGAAGAAAGCGGAAAAAGTAATGCCTCCAAATGATCTGTCGATCTTACGAAAAAGTCCGCCGCCTGTTCTGTGAATGTCCCCTCAGGTCCAAGGTAAGCTATCTTCATTTTTTCACCAGATCTTATGTGCTGGGCCGCACAAAGATGTATATTTATTCCATGTTCTTTAATTATCCGTAAAATGGCCGTTTGCAGCAATATCAAAAGTACGGAAATACTGCTCTAAATGCAGTGAAAATGGGAATTGTTACTCCAATAAATGCAGGCCAGCAAAAATACTAATTCGCAGGAGCCGGAGAGTGAGTGCAGCATGGCAGTTGCACTGTTATATTGATCATATCATGCCGATAGGGATTATCTTATCGCTGCTGTCGAGCGAGAGCAGGTCGTCATATGTGCAAATGATGCCGCCCGGCCCCCTTTTTCCGAGTCTGTCTACGATCCTGAACGCTCTGATGTCCTTCTTGCCTGGGTCTGAGTTTTTCTTGATCTCGATCGGATGCAGGAGGCCGTTCTCCTCTATGATCAGATCGATCTCGTTACCTTCTTTATCTCTGTAATAATACAGGTGTGGGTCCGAGATGCCCGCGTTGTAATAGCTTTTCAAGACCTCGGAAATTACATATGTCTCAAAGAAAGCGCCTGCCATGGCGCCGTCTCGTAGGACATCCGGCGTATTCCACCGCGTGAGATAAGCGGCCAGGCCCGTATCAAGGAAATACAGCTTAGGCGCCTTGATGGTACGGTTGGTGATGTTGTTGTGGTACGGCTGAAGCAGGTAGATGATATTGGATGCCCTGAGCACGGACAGCCAGCGTTCGGCCGTGGGCACGCTTATCCCCACGTCGTTCGCCACCGACGACAGATTAAGCACGGTGCCGGTACGTCCGGCGATAACTGTCATGAAACTGATGAATTTCAATTCGTTTTCGATGTTTATCAGATCTCTCACATCCCGCTCTATGTATGTGGCCACGTAAGATGAATAGAACATCCGGCAATCCATTTCCCTGTTCATGAAAAGCTCCGGCAGACATCCCCTCTGTATGGTCTCCCAGAGGTGGCCCCGATCCACAGGCCTATATGTTTCAGATCTCTCAATGAAATAATCTTCGGTCGGTAAGAACGGTCGGTTGAATGGGATCTCGGACATCTCCCGCATCGATAACCCCAGCATATTAAGGATGCCGATCCTGCCGGCAAGCGACTCGCTCACATTTTTCATCATACGGAACTGCTGCGAACCGGATAAGTAGAACAGGCCTTTTTTCTTCCTCTCATCGATGATCATCTTCATTACAATGAAGAGGGAAGGTGCGCGCTGCACTTCATCAACGAACACCGGCGGCGGGAAATCCTTGAAGAAAGTGATACTTTCGTTGACAGCTGACGACAAACGAAGCGGATCATCTAATGAGACATATCTGATGCCTTCTGTGACCTCCCGGAGCATTGTGGTCTTACCGACCTGCCTTGGCCCGGTCACAAGTATGGAACCAAACATCGCCGATGCTTTTTTTACTACGTCTTCCAGGTGCCTCTTTAAGTACATGTCAATTTCCGTCTAATTTAATATTCAATATTAAATTAGTCGTATATAATATGTGGCATGCCTCAGCCGTTGGCAGGAACATGCATACTTCCGGCGATGTTCACATGCAGAGGCCCTTTCAACGTGATGGAAAAGCTGTTGGAAAAAAATGGGAATAATTATTGGAAAAAAATGGGAATTTTATTATGCTGGAATCATTATCGGGTGACTTGCCCCGGATAAGGCCACATGAGATCGAGACCTTATGAAGGATGCGGGACTGGAAGCTTCGGTATTTGAATCGACAGGGTTCTTCAAGGTCACATTCAAACGGCCGCTGATGCACACATTGACCATCGAGGAAGTACCCGATAGAATGCCCATAAAACTCACTCACGGACTCACCGAGAATGAGATAAGAGTTTGCGAACTAATTTCGATCGATGTCAGAATAACTATTATCAAGATGTCCAAAGAACTTAAGCTTACTACACGTCAGACACACATCATCATTTCTTTGCTTACCGAAAAGGGTACCGTTAGAAGAATAGGTTCCAAAAAGACTGGTTCATGGGTATTTTTTGGTGCGATGAAATGATATACAAATCTGAAGATCAATCCGAAAATATCGGGAAAATAAACGTAAAACAAACGAGAAGCAAATGCCATTTTATAGCAGTAGTTAAAATAGCCAGCAAATAAGAATCTATGAATTTAATTGGGGAAAATAAATGTAAAATAAATGGGAAATAAATTATGATTTGTGATATTCGCTGTCTCAACGACTAGGGTCTTTCCAAACCTGTTGTATTTTCTCTATGTGTCTGGCGATCTCCTGCCCCTCTGGCATCAAGTAAAGTATCATTGAGTTATGTTGTTTATTCTCTTCCCGATGATGATTATTCGTTCTTCGATCAATTCATTGATCTTCAGGAAACAAGACTGCCCAAACTTAAATTCCGATAAGAGTATGGGTGTTCGGAGGTACGAGAGAAAGCAATCTTACAGACACAGGACAAGGACGAGGAGGCACGATCTGAAGGATTGCAGAACTCCTTTTGCTCATAAGCAATACTAAGGTTCATTAGACTACACGATATCATTATAACTCGAGTCGAATAGCTTTATCTGTTAAAAAAGTCATAAACATTTATGGAATGGTTCAAAGAAAGAAGAAGATACATGGGCACAATTTTTGGATCATGCTACCTCGACTCAAACCTTATTGTTGCTAAACTAACTGGAGATAGACCAGATTTAATACCTGGTATTGACTACATTTTAGACCAGTATCTGGGAATGTACATCTACATTTCTCCCATGGTAATAGGTGAGTATTTTGATGTGGCAACACGAAAAAAAGGTCTATCAAGGGAAGAAGCTACAGATGTTTTACGTGATTTCATTCTGAAATATTCAATCACAATAACATGTCCAAAAGTCAATCTAGCAAGTCATTTCCCAATTGCCGCAGAAGGCGAATTATATGCCGATATTGTTTTACATGATTCAAAACATGGAACTTTACAGGTACTCTCAACAAAAGGTTCGAAAAAGCAGTCTGTTACGATGAAATCCGAGCGGCCTGGGTATTCTGATCATAATTACGTTTCTGCAGAAATAACAGGTTTGTTGACAAAGTTTCTTATTGAGGCAGCAACAGGAGATTATGGAGGAAATAGCGGGAAGTTATCATATCAAGACAAATTGGTTCTGCATATGGCTTCTCAGATCGGGCCAGTGTACTTTGTGACAGATGATTCCGACTCGCTTCTAAAGCATTTTACAGGCTTGCCGAACGACAGAAGATGTGGAAACATCTGGGGAATGTTTAACTTATCCGAATTTGAGAAAAAGGACAGAGCGAAGAAAGAGACATTTTTTGGTCCAGAGTATGAAAAATATACATGGTGGGCTGAGAAAGACAAAGGCAAAGTTAATCTTGGATTGGATTTTCTAAAGGAACATGACAACGGTTGATCCGAACTGGTGTAACAATGTCTGAAAAAACAGTAGATGAGGACCTCTTCAATGATGATGCTACATTCGGAGAAATATTTGACAGAGACTCAAAAGACTACTTAATCGTTCATCTTGATGTTCTGGGATACAAGGATTTTGTTGAAATAAATGGTGAAAAAGAACTATTTGCTTCAATAAGAAAAGGGTGGATGTTTGCTAAAGCTCTTTTTGACCCCGAATTAACTATGGCTGATGGAAGTACAGTAAGCTACGAAGTAAAATTAAGGATGTTTACGGATAATATTTTCATCTCGGTAGAGTTAGAAGGAGATGGGCGGGACGAGATGCGAGTTACCCTGACCATCAATATACTAGCACATCTTCAAAATTCAATAATGGATCATTCAAATTTGTTGCTAAGGGGGGCAATTACGTATGGGAAATGCTACATTGATGATTTCATTTTGGGAAAACCATTCATAGAGGCATTTGAGCTCGAATCTAAGAAAGCAATATGGTCGAGGATAATAATTAGCGAAAAGGTGTTGACACACATTCCACAAAAATTTGTAAATACTCTCGTAAAAAAAGACGAAAAGGGCCTATTTCAACTGGATTATTTACGCATAGTTATCGAATTTACGCATAGTATGTCTGGAATCACTTCAAGCGAGACACTACTGAAACACAAGGGGAGTGTTTTAAAGATAACCAGAAACACTTTGAACGATGATCGATTTTTAAGCATTGAAACCATCGGTGATGCAATCAAAATTCTCAAAATTACAAAAAAATATCATTTATTGACCAAGTATCATAATGACTTATGTGAAGAATATGGCTGTGAGGATGCAAAAATGGAGGATGTCGAATGGTCTGACACACTTCTTGAGCAATACGAAAGCCTGACTAATCACATAACAGAAGCTAGATCTCCTAAAGAAATTGATGAAATTAGCAAGATATTGTTGCAAATAAAAAATTCATATGGAAAAATAATTGAGCCTATTATTGCCCATAATGCTAAATATGGTTCTGGAAAAAGCAAATGAGAAGACTCATTCTTTAATATCTTCCTGTTTGTTCACTCTTTCCAGAACTTGCTGTATCTTTTCCAAGTGGCTTGCGACCTCCTGCCCCCTCGGCGTCAGGTAAAGCCTCATTGCATTGTGTTGTTTATTCTCTTCTCCGATCACGTCATTGATCCTCAGGAACTTCGTTCTTTCATTTCCACCCTCTAACTTTGTTATCTCTGTCTTTTTCGATCCTGGGTTCTCTTTGACGGCCATTATGACATAAAGGGAGAACTTTCTCTCGAGAATTTCTAACGCAAATCCCATATTTCATAATTCAATACCTGTTGCTACGCAGCAAGTGGTTGAAGTCCCACTCCGCTGAAACAAAGGCGCTATTCTTCTCGTTTTCGGACGGTTACGGTCATCTTTCGGGCAACAGTTTCAGGAAGATCAAGTCAAAAATCGAGGTAAAAATAGGCGAGAAATTTGAGCTCAGAGACTGCCGCAGAGGCTTCGGTCAGAACTATCTGGACAAGGGCCTCAACATCGAAGCCGTCTCCGTTCTGATGGGACACTCTTCAACGAAGACCACCGAAGGCTACTACTGCAGGAAATCACAAGCGAATGTAATCTAAGGAGCGAAGGAAGTATAATGAAACACGCAGGTTGCACCCATCTGGATGCTGGCTATGATAAAGTGAGTGCAACCGCCGGGTTTCACACCCCCCTTAGCCAGCGTTTTCTAAATAAGGGTCAATTCTGCATTTTTACAATAATTCGAAATCAATCGGTTTCACCATAGACTTTTGGGTGTTCTCAGCGACTCGGTTAGATGGAATTCTGACCGTTTGACAGGCATGTAAGCTGTGGTTGCTGAGGCATCAAATCCAAAAACTCATTAGAAAATCTCTTAACAAAACAACAGAAAGGAACATGAAAACATGGCAACAAGTGTAGAAACAAACTTAGGCAAGAAGATAGGAATATACTTCAGACAGATGAACATCGGAGACAACGATGAAGAGCAAAAGACATTAATCATGTCTTTTTCAGAAGGCAACGTATACGTTGATCTGAAGATACTCTCGCACTTCAATCGGGAAAAATGGCAGGAGATATCTTCATTTGTTTAGAAGACAAAGAAGAATTAGAGGGTTTTTCAGAGGAAGATTTGCCAGAGATGCTGAGAGATGTGCTCTGTGACTTATTGATTTCAATGATGGATGAGATAGAGAGACAGAATGCCACACACTGTGACCCCGAGAAATGTGAGGAAGACTGTGACCTTTGCGAAATAAGGGCTATACCGAAAATAATCTGCATCAGAAGCAAAGTCATCAGAACAAACGGGAGGGCATAATGTTTCACTATCAATTTTTAATATCAGAAGAAGAGGAATGATTAAGGATCATTTTATTGATTGTTTAAACCAAATAGATTGGCATTAATTTTTTATTTTGCTAGGTTGAGATTCAAAATATCCATTCCAAACTGATTATAAATCCATTCTAAAGCCAGACATGTTTTTTTAATGAAGAAATACGCACATGTTATCAGACCAAAAAAAGGAATGCCATCTAACCTCAGCGCATGAGTACGATATGTTGCTTTAACAATGTCCTCTCCATTGGATAGCCTGCTGATCCATCTCTGTTCTGCTCTGTCTTCTAGATACACATTAATAGAAAAATCGAGATGATTTAAATTCATATTTCCGAGATCTTTACCATATGCATCGTTAATGATACAGTGTATAAATCTCCCGATTACTCGTTGTCTGAAATTATCTAAATGTACTTCTTCGATGTACATTTCCATATCATTACGGTTCTTGGTCTTGATAATAACTTCAAGCCGCGCATCATTCTGGCTTTGAAAAGTAGATTTGTATTCAGGCAAGTCTTCTAATTTTTCATTTTTTTGTGAACAATCGTACTCTCCCCCTGTGTATTTCTTTTGTAGTCTGAAATTACTTATACATTTTGGATCTATTGGGCGAATAACAGCGGCTTCCTTATAATATGAAATATCTGAAAGATTGTGTACAAAGTATGGGTCGATGTGTAAAAGATAGTTGTTTCCATAAGTTTTTTCGATGTGTTGGATCATTTTATCCTTTTCAAGATATTCAAAGCAATGTCCTTTGTAACTAACTCCGATAAATGGTCCAAAACGAACCCCATCGTCCACATATTTCCCTCCTCTCAATTCACAATCATCAAAAATATTTCTAGGAAGGTATTCGCCGCTACCCTGTTTACTTATCTTTTCAAATAGTTCAGGAAAGGCTTGAAACAGGGGTTGAGATTCGTTATATTGTTCATAACTGCGTCTTTCATGAAAAGAATGGTTCTCTAGGTAAATATCGTATAGGACTCTTGCTTCGTTTTCATTTTTCGAATCGGTACCTAATTGATAAAAAATGCCCATTCTGCAGTCTGAAGAAGAGTCTTTCCATTCATATTTGAATTTGCTTGCTCCTTCACATAAATCTTTGATTTGGTTGTCATATCTTCTAATAAAATAGTTGTAGTTAAAACGATTAATCTTACCAATTTTATGTGCGAGCTTTTCCATCTTCTCTATGTAGTCGTTGCACATCATACTATAATATGGTTAATAAATAAAAAAGTGTGAGGTTTCCTCCACACAAATAGTCACATCCTCTTAAACTATTCCTCCGTGTCCTCCCTCAGAGAACTTTTTCCACAACAGATGAAGGCATTATAACACAAGAGAAATTTGATGCCGTCAAAATAAGACTTTTGGAACTATGGTTTCAATTGAAGTATCTCTTTTAACCTGACTTTCGAGCCTCTGAAATAAGAGGTCGGATCCTGTACAGCGTGGTTTGAACATCTATCTAATGTCGAATAGGGGCATCCCCATTCGACTATAGTATTATATTTCTACATAATCGATTATAATGAATTATGGTAACTCACGATTCAGACGATTCAAAATTATATCATATTATGTATCCTATTGTATTTTTCTATTCGTCAAATTATTTGGAGGAGTTCAACAGTTGGAAGAGAGTTATTGAAGATGATGATACTGACTATGTTAATTACATTGTAGAAAAATTCATTTCCAATCCAATCGAATCACATACTTTTTCAAAAAACGTTAATCCGATCGATGTTACTTTTACATCATCAGGAACAATTATTTTGAAAACAGACGATTATGAGATAGCAAAACGCATCGTAAATTCACTTTTACTTTCCTTTGCTCTTTTGACAGGTCATACATGTTTTTCGTGCAAGATCACAGATTTAGATCCGATGAGGAATGAAAGAGGTAATTCAATTCCATTGGTTAGATCACATGTGTCCATAGGAAGAGCAACAGCATGCTCAAAAGCAATTCTTGGAGATGAGTTTAACAACATTCTCTTCAACAAGCAGTTTCTTCATAAAGACACAATTGCGCCCATAGTAGAACTAGCTGAACATTTTTATGAATCAAAAAATACTGTCTCTTATCAAAGAGAATTTGAAGCCTTATATCAATGGTCTGTAAAAAACTATGATGTGGCTTTTATATTATATTGGGTACAAATAGAGCTATTTTTGAAAAGAAATCTTAGATCGTACAATGGGATACCCAGTGCAAGAAAATCAATAAATTCACTTATTGGCGTAGACCAAAATGGGAGACCTGTAAGGAGAAAGACAAAACTGTGTGGCAAGTATATACCGTTACTCTTGGCAAGAGACATTAACAATTGTTATGAAATAAGAAAGAACATGGTTCATGAAGGGAAAGAGTGTGACGAAAAGTCTGCAGAACTGTGTAAAGAGATTGCTGAAAAACTTCAATTGTGGAGACTTATTGATATAG from Candidatus Methanoplasma cognatum encodes:
- the pheA gene encoding prephenate dehydratase, whose product is MKIAYLGPEGTFTEQAADFFVRSTDHLEALLFPLSSIEDVFEAVENNKADYGVVPIENSIEGAVNTTIDTLIFDSKLFISKQLTLPIVQNLMVGEKNAGGKITKILSHPQALAQCRKFINKSYPDAVVEFVSSTAEAAKLAASCDGENGEIIAAIGSKVSADLYDLTTIHENIQNNKNNTTQFILLTKANTSLPKAGCSTSIVFSTEDKPGELYKILDIFAIWDLNMTKILSRPTKNRHGEYVFFIEISGYENTSDVSDALTMIKRKTSFFKNMGSYHTINMG
- a CDS encoding site-specific integrase — translated: MKSHSAETKALFFSFSDGYGHLSGNSFRKIKSKIEVKIGEKFELRDCRRGFGQNYLDKGLNIEAVSVLMGHSSTKTTEGYYCRKSQANVI
- a CDS encoding ATP-binding protein, producing the protein MYLKRHLEDVVKKASAMFGSILVTGPRQVGKTTMLREVTEGIRYVSLDDPLRLSSAVNESITFFKDFPPPVFVDEVQRAPSLFIVMKMIIDERKKKGLFYLSGSQQFRMMKNVSESLAGRIGILNMLGLSMREMSEIPFNRPFLPTEDYFIERSETYRPVDRGHLWETIQRGCLPELFMNREMDCRMFYSSYVATYIERDVRDLINIENELKFISFMTVIAGRTGTVLNLSSVANDVGISVPTAERWLSVLRASNIIYLLQPYHNNITNRTIKAPKLYFLDTGLAAYLTRWNTPDVLRDGAMAGAFFETYVISEVLKSYYNAGISDPHLYYYRDKEGNEIDLIIEENGLLHPIEIKKNSDPGKKDIRAFRIVDRLGKRGPGGIICTYDDLLSLDSSDKIIPIGMI